A genomic stretch from Cardiocondyla obscurior isolate alpha-2009 linkage group LG10, Cobs3.1, whole genome shotgun sequence includes:
- the LOC139105876 gene encoding golgin subfamily A member 6-like protein 22, whose translation MENLQMERDKCKDLLGDAKLNESPKEETETINQHILQLEQQLKFCEHLKNNINGHDELSEDIKMQTKMCKNSSNPNAKNRHILTLKRLITVESFLKNYPHATKKNSKKNDSDEKINGKVKESWKREIEEKNRHIVELEQKVASLESVFEKNVDVQRMRDLEATIDKKSNRIAELEDTVEELEDFLKEDVKEMRDLRYQVSLDKEHITRMEKWIQINNLMNPGIDRTRIIELEEMVTNLENYVREHDIDGLKRKLQDRECRISQLESQIFQLKNLSKFEEINPVREILEKSVLHGNRVTCELKEKEQEMKNMCAVSEEDNRIQEEENRKIDLREKEQKLKEMGHDISEKDNRIQRYEQQIFEQQNIILKMEKERVVMEEELYETEDINALKEEIKLRSERVQELEEEVNSLKASLGERINVAIEELIATLKEKEGLELQLKQNLADRELKLGELDAALRRSNAITDEIETKFNHEKNLRTEADQKIAEMEEKIAIMQTISAAKCITCKPLLCEMFKTEQKLIQSNEKRTSQLLKLHQIKRETLKALTEKDAQLGLLEHSGITTSSHTR comes from the exons ATGGAAAATCTCCAGATGGAACGTGACAAGTGCAAAGATTTATTAGGCGATGCGAAACTCAATGAATCCCCAAAAGAAGAGACGGAGACGATAAATCAACATATTCTTCAACTGGAAcagcaattaaaattctgtgAGCACCTAAAGAACAATATCAATGGGCACGATGAGCTGAGCGAGGATATCAAAATGCAAACAAAGATGTGCAAAAATAGCAGTAACCCCAATGCGAAAAATCGGCATATTCTTACATTAAAACGACTAATAACTGTGGAGAgcttcttaaaaaattatccacaCGCTACAAAAAAGAACTCGAAGAAAAACGACAGTGATGAGAAGATAAACGGAAAAGTGAAAGAGTCTTGGAAGCGGGAGATTGAAGAAAAGAATCGACACATTGTTGAATTAGAGCAGAAAGTAGCATCGCTCGAAAGCGTTTTCGAGAAGAACGTGGACGTCCAGAGAATGCGCGATCTCGAGGCGACGatcgataaaaaatccaaTCGGATTGCCGAGCTGGAAGACACCGTAGAAGAGCTTGAGGACTTTCTCAAGGAAGACGTAAAGGAGATGCGTGATTTGCGTTATCAGGTGTCGCTCGACAAAGAACATATTACGAGAATGGAAAAATGGATTCAAATAAACAACCTTATGAATCCTGGAATTGACAGAACACGAATTATAGAATTGGAAGAAATGGTTACGAATCTGGAGAATTACGTTAGAGAGCACGATATCGATGGCCTCAAGCGTAAGCTGCAAGATCGAGAGTGCAGAATTAGTCAGCTTGAGAGTCAAATTTTTCAACTGAAAAATTTGTCAAAGTTTGAGGAAATTAATCCAG TCAGAGAGATACTGGAAAAGAGTGTTTTACATGGTAATAGAGTAACGTGtgaattgaaagaaaaagaacaggAGATGAAGAACATGTGTGCCGTTTCGGAAGAGGATAACAGAAttcaagaagaagaaaatcgaaaaatagACTTACGAGAAAAAGAGCAAAAGCTTAAAGAAATGGGACACGATATTTCGGAAAAAGACAATAGAATCCAGAGATATGAACAACAAATCTTTGAAcagcaaaatataattttgaaaatggaaaaagaaagggtCGTAATGGAAGAGGAATTGTACGAGACGGAGGATATTAACGCTCTAaaggaagaaattaaattgagatCTGAAAGAGTGCAGGAGTTAGAAGAGGAAGTCAATTCTTTAAAGGCTTCTCTTGGTGAGAGAATTAACGTTGCGATCGAGGAGCTTATCGCTActttgaaagagaaagaaggactGGAGCTACAATTGAAACAAAATCTCGCGGATAGAGAGCTTAAATTAGGGGAGTTAGATGCGGCTCTACGCCGGAGTAACGCTATTACTGATGAGATTGAGACAAAATTTAATCACGAGAAAAACCTCAGAACAGAAGCTGATCAAAAA ATTGCTGAGATGGAGGAGAAAATTGCAATCATGCAAACTATTTCAGCCGCGAAATGTATCACGTGTAAACCGCTTCTCTGCGAGATGTTCAAGACTGAACAGAAACTCATTCAATCAAATGAAAAAAGGACTAGTCAGCTTCTGAAACTACACCAAATTAA GCGTGAAACTTTAAAGGCTCTTACCGAGAAAGATGCTCAGTTAGGTTTGTTGGAACATTCAGGTATAACAACGTCATCACATACCAGATAA
- the LOC139105883 gene encoding PE-PGRS family protein PE_PGRS3-like: MRDAIIRRRSPRELKATNESLKSLQTQLELAYASTASSGQPVAGGGGGISGISGIGGISGLAGASVIGLGSVSGGAGAGGCGGGTVLGGSVAVPGGVPGSTTLTAIMETKDARITTLEKEVALLEAELQRIKECGGRLREQLLKAISVPSSSDTEHQRQQLSGGTTQSTGLGGQQQPGTLALARGPSMMTSLVPYGGHASSAALTSSLLAGSTGGTTTGSGGMLGVGGGSSCLAGISSGTTTGVVNPYTDRYATDYHPHQLHHHQHHHHHLHQQHQLQLQQQQQHQQMQQHLKQIEPAAAGALALHAHTFNKHDLNFKRQVSFFINNVRIEKNDAV, from the exons ATGCGAGATGCGATAATACGACGTCGTTCTCCTCGC GAGCTCAAAGCGACGAACGAGAGTTTGAAGAGCCTGCAGACGCAGCTGGAGCTCGCATACGCCTCGACCGCGTCGTCGGGACAGCCGGTggccggcggcggcggtgggaTCAGCGGCATCAGCGGAATCGGCGGAATCAGCGGATTGGCGGGTGCATCGGTCATCGGATTAGGTAGCGTATCGGGGGGTGCAGGTGCTGGGGGCTGCGGCGGCGGTACCGTCCTCGGAGGTAGCGTGGCGGTTCCAGGCGGCGTGCCCGGTAGCACCACCCTGACCGCTATCATGGAAACGAAAGACGCGCGCATAACGACCCTAGAGAAGGAAGTAGCGTTGCTGGAGGCCGAGCTGCAGCGTATTAAAGAGTGTGGCGGTAGGCTGCGGGAACAATTGCTCAAGGCCATCTCTGTACCAAGCAGCAGTGATACCGAGCATCAACGGCAACAACTATCCGGTGGCACCACGCAATCGACCGGCCTGGGTGGTCAGCAGCAGCCCGGCACGTTGGCCCTGGCCAGGGGACCGTCCATGATGACCTCGCTGGTACCGTACGGTGGCCATGCGTCGTCCGCGGCACTAACCAGTTCGTTGCTTGCCGGTTCGACAGGTGGGACTACCACCGGGAGCGGCGGCATGCTGGGCGTTGGTGGCGGTTCCTCGTGCCTGGCCGGCATCTCATCGGGCACCACCACAGGCGTAGTCAACCCATATACCGATCGCTACGCCACCGATTATCATCCTCATCAGCTGCACCATCACCAACATCATCACCATCATCTTCATCAGCAGCATCAGCTACAGctgcagcaacagcagcagcaccAGCAAATGCAGCAACATTTGAAACAAATAGAGCCTGCAGCGGCTGGCGCTCTTGCGCTGCACGCTCACACGTTCAACAAGCACGACCTGAACTTCAAACGGCAAGTAAGTTTCTTCATCAACAACGTGCGCATCGAAAAGAACGACGCCGTCTAG